The DNA segment GCCGACCGGCAGTTGAGCGAGCACGGCTTCCGCTCGATGGTGGTGATCCGGCTCCTGCCCGGCCTGCCGTTCTGCGCCATGAACTACTGCGCAGCCGTCTCCCGCACGGGCTGGGTCTCCTACCTCGCCGCGACGGCGCTGGGCAGCATCCCGAACACCGCGGCCTACGCCGTGGCCGGCGCACGGGCCTCGACGCCCACCTCACCGGTGTTCCTCCTGGCCATGGGCTTCATCGCGGTCAGCGCGCTGGGGGCGCTGGTGGTGGCGTGGTACAAGCGCAAGGCGCTGCGCGGACGCTGACAGCGGCTCGGGGCCGTTCCCGGCGAGGCCGGCACGAGGCGGGCGAGGACCGTAGCCCGGCGTGGACCCTTTGGCCGCCCGGACACCTTCGAACGTTACGCTGCCCCCTGTCGGCGATGATCCGCATCCGCCGCCACCGTCCCGTTTCTCCCCATCTTGCGCAGGTCAGCGCCTGACCACCCTTGGATTGCGTAGTCTCCATGTCCTGGTTTGAATCCTTCGTCCTCGGACTCGTCCAAGGGCTGACCGAATTCCTCCCGATCTCCTCCAGCGCGCATCTCCGGCTGACCGCGGCGTTCGCCGGCTGGCACGACCCCGGGGCGGCGTTCACCGCCATCACCCAGATCGGCACCGAAGCGGCCGTCATCATCTACTTCCGCGAGGACATCGGGCGGATCATCTCGATGTGGGCCCGCTCCCTCGTCAACCGGGAGCTGCGGCACGATCACGACGCCCAGATGGGCTGGCTGGTGATCGTCGGCTCGATCCCGATCGGCGTGCTGGGCATCACGCTCAAGGACGCCATCGAGGGCCCGTTCCGCGATCTGCGGCTGATCGCCACCACCCTGATCGTCATGGGCGTGGTCCTCGGCATCGCCGACCGGCTGGCCGCCCGCGACGAGACCGGCGGCCGGCACCGGGCCGCCAAGCAGCGCAAGACCCTCACGGACCTCAGCGTCAAGGACGGTCTGCTGTACGGCGTCTGCCAGGCCATGGCGCTCGTCCCCGGCGTCTCGCGCTCCGGCGCCACCATCAGCGGCGGCCTGCTGATGGGCTACACCCGCGAATCCGCCGCCCGCTACTCCTTCCTGCTCGCCATCCCGGCCGTACTGGCCTCCGGCGTCTTCGAGCTCAAGGACGCGGGCGAGGGCCACATCGCCTGGGGCCCCACCGTCTTCGCCACTCTCATCGCCTTCGTCGTCGGCTACGCCGTGATCGCGTGGTTCATGAAGTTCATCTCCCAGAAGTCCTTCATGCCCTTCGTCATCTACCGCATCCTCCTGGGCATAGCCCTGTTCGCCCTGGTGGCGGCGGGCACCCTGTCGCCGCACGCGGGCGAGACGGCGGGCTGAGCGGGCGCCTCCGCCTCTCGGGAAGAGCGGGCGGCGACGGCGGGGCCCGAGGAGGTCAGGGGATCAGTACGCAGTGGTTCTCGATGACCCGGCCGCCGCGATCCAGACCACCGCAGACGGCCAGGCGCGGATACGCCCTGATCTCACGGTTGACGACGAACCGCCACCGTGACACCCCGGCCTTGCTGTTCCGGTAGGGGCCCACGAAGGCACGCAACGTCCCCGGCAGCCCGTCCTTCGTGGTGACGGTGATGTCCTGGACGTAGTCGCGCCCCTGATAGGCGGTGGCCACGCAGATGTAGGTGCCGCACGTGGACTTGACCTCGGCGCTCGCCGGCGCCGCGGTCGCCAGCCCCACGGCACCGACGACGGCGAGCACGACCGCGACCGTCGCCGATCGCCGCCGCGCGCCTGCCACCACGCGAGCCTTCTCCCGGTGTGCGTACCTCACGAGTCCCCCTGACTGCGCCTGCGCCGGCCGACTTGCACCACTACGCACACTGTCGCGGACCCGCCCGGATCCGACAAGTGGCGACGGCATCACGGAGCGCTACGTTCCGCCCGCCGGCGTACGAGCGCCGCACTGCACGAGAACAGAGCCTTCACGAGCCGTCGGCCGCTGGGCGCGCACCCCACTCGGAAAGCAGAGCGGCCGCCGTCAGCGATAGCCCGTGTCATCCGCCGGGAGCCCCCGGTCCTGCACCTCGACGACGTAGCGCCAGCAGTCGGGTTGGGTGCCGTCGGTGTCGGTGAAGCCGTAGAGGGGGGCGAGTTGACCGCTGGAGACGACCGCGCCCGTCCAGCGCGCGACGTCCGGGTCTGCGGCGAGGGCGACCACCGCCCGTGCGACGTAGACCGGGGACTCGGCGATGCAGAAATGCGGCACGGCGGCGGTCGCCTCGCGCCAGTTGTCCTCGGTCACGCCGAAGGCTTCGAGCATCTTCTCCGAGCGCAGCCAGCCGGGCGTCACGGCGACGGCGGCTCCCCCGTGCGGGGCGAGTTCCCGGCTCTGGGCCAGGGTCATCCGCTGCACCGCGGCCTTGACCAGGTCGTAGTAGAACCCCTCGTGGTGGCGGTAGGCGGCGTTGTACTCCGCGGTGCCGTCGGTCATCTCGATCACCAGCCCGCCGGGGCGACGGATGAGCAGCGGCAGCGCGTGGTGGCTGGTGATGGCATGGGTGTCGATGCCCATGCGCAGCATCCGCAGCCCGCCCGGGAGGTCGTGCTCCCAGAGGGTGGTGCCGAACTGGGCGTAGGTGTCGCCGCCGAAGATGTCGTTGACGAGGATGTCGAGGCGGCCGTGGTCGTGGTCGATGCGCTGGACGAGGGCGCGGACCTGATCGCTGTCGAGGTGGTCCACCCGCAGTGCCGTGCCGGTGCCCCCGGCCGCGGTGATCAGTTCACCGGTCTGCTCGATCGTCTCGGGCCGGTTGATCTCCGAGCGGCCCGCGGTGCGGCTGCTGCGCCCGGTGGCGTACACGAAGGCTCCGGCGCGGGCGAGTTCCACCGCGATCGCGCGCCCGGCGCCCCGCGTGGCACCGGCCACCAGCGCGACCTTTCCTTCGAGCACACCGGCCCTTGCCTCTTCCGTCGCCATGGCCCCGGGCTGCTCCCTTCTTCTCGTCCCCGCTCAGGACGTCCGGCGGGGACGCGTCGCCCCGGCGGGGCCGGTGAGGACCGCGAGGCGGGTTCGTACGGATCACAAGTGAGTGTGTGGCGTCAGGAACTGAGGTGGTATTGGGCCCAGGGCTGATGGGCGGGTGCGGCATCCTCGTGGGAGGGCGCGAGCGTCCCCCAGGGGGCCAGGGCGTTGTCCCATTCCGAGGCCAGGGCGGTCATGTCCGGGACGGGCTCCGCGGTCGGCATCGTTCCGGTGTGCCAGCCGGACGCCATCGGGTGCCCCGCGTGCGCGGTCGCGTTCCAGGCGGCCGTCTGCTGCGCGGGGATGCTGTATTCGGACTCGTGCACCTCCCCGGGACCGCGCCGGTGGCGTCCCGCATGGGTCTCCGCAGGGCCGGGGTAGAACCGCCCCTGCGCCGAGAGCTGCTGGGCACGGGTGACCAGGCGGGTGAGGTCCAGTCCGAATTCCGTGGCGAGTTCGCGCAGATCCACGCCGGTCTGCCAACTGCCGATGAGGACCGCGTCCATGGCCGGGGACCAGGTCTGTTCCGCCGTGGCGCCGACTCCCTCGCGGGGCAGGCCGGTGGCGCGGGTTCCGGCAGGGGGGTTCTGGTGAGAGTAATCGGCGACGGGATCCGGCGCCGGCGCGGTCTCCTCCGGTTCCCGGGGCGGCGCGGCGGCGGGAGTGGCGGTCGCCAGCAGCTCGTCGGCGACGGCGCGGGCGTCCTCCTTGCCGACCGTACGCCGGGCGATCCGCACTTCCCGCTCGTTCAGCCCGAACAGACCGGCCACCGCGCCGGTACTGCCCACCGTCACCGCGAACGCCGCCAAAACCCTTGACCGGTCCGCCTGCGCCTCGTCAAGTCTGGCCTGCGCCTCGCGCACCCGCTCATCGCCCAGACAAAACGCTTCTGCCAGCACGGCGTTGCGGTCCCACAACTCTCTAGGATCCATACCCATTCAACGGCTCTTGGGCAGAGGTGTCCCGATCTGATTCGGCAAAGCACCCAAAGGCACCCATCGAACCACCAGATGACAATCACCCCGGTGCGCCGTCCCCGACCGCCCCCGGCCTGATCGGGATGTCATATTCCCTGGTCAGACGCTCGCTCGGATACTCAACGCGGATTGTCGGTGCCGTGGGCTACTGTCATGATCGATGACACTTTCATCGTTCCATGTGCTCATGGGGGGGACCGTGACTCATTTTTCCCGTTTTTCGTCCCGCGTCACAGCGGCACTGCTCACCGGTGCCGTGCTGGGCGGTACGGCAGCCTGCACCGCGTCCGGCGGTCGCACCGCCGCGTCGGGGGACCTCC comes from the Streptomyces angustmyceticus genome and includes:
- a CDS encoding undecaprenyl-diphosphate phosphatase, encoding MSWFESFVLGLVQGLTEFLPISSSAHLRLTAAFAGWHDPGAAFTAITQIGTEAAVIIYFREDIGRIISMWARSLVNRELRHDHDAQMGWLVIVGSIPIGVLGITLKDAIEGPFRDLRLIATTLIVMGVVLGIADRLAARDETGGRHRAAKQRKTLTDLSVKDGLLYGVCQAMALVPGVSRSGATISGGLLMGYTRESAARYSFLLAIPAVLASGVFELKDAGEGHIAWGPTVFATLIAFVVGYAVIAWFMKFISQKSFMPFVIYRILLGIALFALVAAGTLSPHAGETAG
- a CDS encoding SDR family oxidoreductase, whose amino-acid sequence is MATEEARAGVLEGKVALVAGATRGAGRAIAVELARAGAFVYATGRSSRTAGRSEINRPETIEQTGELITAAGGTGTALRVDHLDSDQVRALVQRIDHDHGRLDILVNDIFGGDTYAQFGTTLWEHDLPGGLRMLRMGIDTHAITSHHALPLLIRRPGGLVIEMTDGTAEYNAAYRHHEGFYYDLVKAAVQRMTLAQSRELAPHGGAAVAVTPGWLRSEKMLEAFGVTEDNWREATAAVPHFCIAESPVYVARAVVALAADPDVARWTGAVVSSGQLAPLYGFTDTDGTQPDCWRYVVEVQDRGLPADDTGYR